One Terriglobales bacterium genomic region harbors:
- a CDS encoding aminotransferase class I/II-fold pyridoxal phosphate-dependent enzyme, whose product PITPIILGEGKTTMEFSRALFQEGVLGTGITFPTVPEGKARVRTIMTATHTRDELDRALEVLKRVGKKMGILS is encoded by the coding sequence CGCCGATCACGCCGATCATCCTGGGAGAGGGCAAGACCACGATGGAGTTCTCGCGCGCCCTTTTCCAGGAGGGCGTGTTGGGGACGGGCATCACCTTCCCCACCGTGCCCGAGGGCAAGGCACGGGTGCGCACCATCATGACCGCCACTCACACGCGCGACGAATTGGACCGCGCGCTGGAAGTGCTGAAGCGGGTGGGGAAGAAGATGGGGATCCTGAGTTAA